The Mucilaginibacter rubeus genomic interval ATAAAGCTTCAAGCTCGGTCATGGATGCCGGTACATCAAGTATCTCATTTTGACCGTAATAAACGCGATAGCCGGGATCAAGTCTTTTGAGCTGATAATAGTCGGTAGTTTTTTTACCAAACAGCGCGAAGAAGTTTTCAAACACATCGGGCATCCAGTACCAGCTTGGCCCCATATCAAACCTAAAGCCGCTCTGTTCCCAAACCCGGGCACGACCGCCGGGCTGATCATTCTTTTCCAATATGGTAACCTTATAACCTTCTTTAGCTAAAACACAGGCTGCTGATAACCCTGCAAAGCCCGATCCAATAACAATAATATGCTTGCTGCTGCTCATGTTTAATGTGAAGCCCAAGGTAAGCAAATTGTTTTAGGCCCATTAAAAAACAATACGGCTTTGAATTTGTACTTTTGAAAATGACCACGCGAAGGCCAATGATGAACCTGTACGATGAAGCCTGTTTTGAATGCAGTAAACTGATAACTAAAAAGTACAGCACTTCATTTAGTCTCGGCATTAAAACTTTCGATAAAAGTTTCCGGTATCCCATCTATGCCATTTATGGTTTTGTACGTTATGCCGATGAAATTGTGGATACCTTTCATGATTACGATCAGCAGCAACTGATAGACAGGTTTAGCGACGAAACATTTCGCGCAATCAAAGAGGGCATCAGCACTAACCCGGTTATTCATTCCTTTCAGCAAATTGTTAATCAGTATCATATTGATCATGAATTGATCAGGGCTTTTCTGCGATCGATGGCGATGGACCTGGATAATAAGGCCTATGATAAAGAAAGTTATCAGACTTATATCTACGGTTCGGCAGAGGTTATTGGTTTGATGTGCCTGAGGGTGTTTACAAGCGATGATGTTTTATATCAGTCATTAATTCCCAAAGCCCGAAGCCTGGGGGCGGCATTCCAGAAGGTTAATTTTTTGCGTGATGTGAAGGCCGATTATACCGAACGCGGTCGTACCTATTTTCCGGGGATTGACTTTAATAATTTTACCGAGCAGGACAAACTTACCATTGAAGCCGAAATTAAGCACGACTTTGATGAGGCTTTTGAAGGAATAAAACGCCTGCCCGTTGGCACGCGGCTTGGGGTTTATATTGCTTATATTTACTACCTGCAGTTGTTTAAAAAAATAAGTTATACACCTGCTAACGTCATACTACAAAAACGCATCAGGGTATCGGATGCGCGCAAAATGAGTTTATATATCAAGGCTGTGCTGCAGCAAAAGTTAAATGTTATTTAATGTTCAGGAAGATTTTTTTTATCGTCAATATTTTGGCGCTGGTGTTCATTTTTCAATCAGTTAAGGCAGAAGAACCTAATCTTAAAGTACTGCGCAAACAAATGGTTATCGCCATTGATAAAAGCCAACTAACCGACTCGTTGTTTAATAGTCTTAATAACATCAAAGAAAAAAGCGGTATAGTAAATGGTTTCATAGGTGCTTTACTGGCGCTGAAAGCCAAACATGCCTGGAACCCATATTCGAAAGTAAAATACCTGAACAGATCAGAAAAGGTATTTAAGCAGGCTGTAACCGCCGATCCGCATAATATCGAGATCAGGTTCATGCGTTTCTCCATTGAACACAATGTGCCTTCAATTTTAGGGTTTAATAAAGATCTTGCTGTAGATAGTGAGGATATCATAGCCCAGCTTGATAGAAAGAACTATGGTTCGGCCGATAAGGAATTGACAATAGCTATTATCAAATTCCTGATCCATTCCAAAAGATGCACACCTGCGCAAAATCAGGTACTAAATAAACATTTAACCGAACTTACGTGAGATACGCCTATTTATTGATCAATTTGCTCACGGTATTTTTCCCTGTGGTGCTTTCGTTTGATAAAAGGGTAGCTTTTTACAAAAGCTGGAAGTTTATATGGCCCGGCATGGGCATAACCGGTTTGTTTTTTTTGTTTTGGGACGTGCTTTTTACCATCCATGGCGTTTGGTCGTTTAACCCGGCGTACATAGTTGGCGTTAAGTTTTTTGGTTTGCCCTTAGAGGAAATGCTGTTTTTTTTAACCGTGCCCTTTGCCTGCATATTCATTTACGCCTGCCTTAATTACTACGTTAAATGGCTGATGCCATACAGGCTTACAGGTATTATAAGCAGCATGATGATATTGCTGAGTATAATGATGCTTATATTTTATCATGACCGGCTTTATACCACGGTTACTTTCAGTTTGTTGCCGGTATTGGTTTTACTGATTCAGTATATTTTTAAGGCCGATTGGCTTAACCGGTATTACCTGGCGTACTTTGTAGCTCTTTTGCCGTTTTACATTGTGAATGGCATATTAACTTCGATACCCATTGTGCTGTATAACAATGCCGAGAATATCGGGAAACGCGTAGGTACTATCCCTTTTGAAGATCATTTTTACCTGATGGCGTTATTGCTCATGAATATTGGTTTCTTTGAATACTTTAA includes:
- a CDS encoding phytoene/squalene synthase family protein, coding for MTTRRPMMNLYDEACFECSKLITKKYSTSFSLGIKTFDKSFRYPIYAIYGFVRYADEIVDTFHDYDQQQLIDRFSDETFRAIKEGISTNPVIHSFQQIVNQYHIDHELIRAFLRSMAMDLDNKAYDKESYQTYIYGSAEVIGLMCLRVFTSDDVLYQSLIPKARSLGAAFQKVNFLRDVKADYTERGRTYFPGIDFNNFTEQDKLTIEAEIKHDFDEAFEGIKRLPVGTRLGVYIAYIYYLQLFKKISYTPANVILQKRIRVSDARKMSLYIKAVLQQKLNVI
- a CDS encoding lycopene cyclase domain-containing protein; amino-acid sequence: MRYAYLLINLLTVFFPVVLSFDKRVAFYKSWKFIWPGMGITGLFFLFWDVLFTIHGVWSFNPAYIVGVKFFGLPLEEMLFFLTVPFACIFIYACLNYYVKWLMPYRLTGIISSMMILLSIMMLIFYHDRLYTTVTFSLLPVLVLLIQYIFKADWLNRYYLAYFVALLPFYIVNGILTSIPIVLYNNAENIGKRVGTIPFEDHFYLMALLLMNIGFFEYFKQRKLSR